The following proteins are co-located in the Natator depressus isolate rNatDep1 chromosome 4, rNatDep2.hap1, whole genome shotgun sequence genome:
- the LOC141986995 gene encoding C-type lectin domain family 4 member F-like: protein MERENIYENLEMMEAAPQPKDFRAQSKLQAVEEAVQKLQVSLRPDNTSDTSAKELDSLQLLDEALAGVRMLKDQLGHVSAAYGEIQTRLDNVSAARAAVQGRCSYVLTKLSRGWRFYGGNLYYFSQEKKPWDEAEQFCVSQDSHLTSVSSQVEQEFLSSEIKGQSHWIGLTDRGTEGSWRWVNGTEFRADASRGFWEENQPDNWHQGTGGREDCVEIRPRWNDANCTLPSRWICKQAHGQAGL from the exons ATGGAGAGGGAGAATATCTATGAGAACCTGGAGATGATGGAAGCTGCTCCCCAGCCAAAAG ATTTCCGGGCACAGAGCAAGCTGCAAGCGGTTGAAGAAGCGGTGCAGAAGCTCCAAGTCTCTCTGCGGCCTGACAACACCTCGGATACGTCAGCAAAGGAATTGGACA GTCTGCAGCTCCTGGATGAAGCGCTGGCAGGAGTCCGGATGCTGAAAGACCAGCTGGGTCACGTCAGTGCAGCGTATGGAGAAATCCAGACCCGTCTGGACAACGTCAGCGCAGCGCGAGCAGCAGTGCAAGGTCGCTGCA GTTATGTGCTGACAAAGCTCTCCAGAGGCTGGAGGTTTTATGGTGGGAACCTCTACTACTTTTCACAAGAAAAAAAGCCGTGGGACGAGGCCGAGCAGTTCTGTGTGTCTCAGGACTCGCACCTGACCTCTGTCTCCTCCCAGGTGGAACAG GAGTTTCTCTCCAGCGAGATTAAGGGACAAAGTCACTGGATTGGACTCACTGACCGGGGGACAGAAGGCAGCTGGCGCTGGGTGAATGGCACAGAATTCAGAGCAGACGCAAGCAGGGG GTTCTGGGAGGAGAATCAGCCAGACAACTGGCatcaggggacaggaggcagagAAGACTGTGTGGAGATCCGCCCAAGGTGGAATGATGCCAACTGCACTCTGCCTTCTAGGTGGATTTGTAAGCAGGCCCATGGACAGGCTGGGCTGTGA